A portion of the Leptospira noumeaensis genome contains these proteins:
- a CDS encoding proline--tRNA ligase encodes MKASSYLIPTAKEDPQDAVVASHKLMTRAGLIRKSAAGLYSYLPLGLRILKKIEGIVRSEMDRAGALEFQLPILTPSEIWKESGRWDKMGKEMFRLKDRHDNESCLGPTHEESFCVLVKPMVRSYKDLPINVYQIHTKFRDEIRPRFGVIRSREFTMKDAYSFHLDDESLDKTYQTMRKTYRRIFAGMGLSTIPVQADSGNMGGSASEEFMVVSPIGEETLTICPSCQYSGNIEKTPVIRNPKVVKQEFVGNDKIHTPSKKSITEVAEFLKTKEENLLKAVALWADGTYVLVFLEGDRELNENKLKNHLACNELRPMGAAEMEKLGFVPGFIGPGFQKSESLKIIIDSLVDWNFGYISGANEVDHHIAGVKLVNFFKEEDVTKIDVSQSKVGDPCPNCGTGLTAEKGIEVGHIFKLGQKYSKAFDITVLNDKGKATTTTMGCYGIGVNRCMATVIEQCNDDKGIFWPVSIAPFTVCLVSIAKNPDDIAKIESIYKALVAAGIEVLWDDRDLGPGFKFKDSELIGFPIRLTLGKGFLEKGEITILDRKSMTEETVNFTTNEDLVGRLQNQIRNLHESLEKAVEQVGT; translated from the coding sequence ATGAAAGCTAGTTCCTATTTGATTCCTACGGCAAAAGAAGATCCACAAGATGCAGTTGTTGCCTCGCATAAATTGATGACGAGAGCAGGCCTCATTCGTAAATCTGCTGCAGGTTTGTATTCTTATTTGCCTCTTGGACTTAGAATTTTAAAAAAAATTGAAGGCATTGTTCGTTCGGAAATGGACAGAGCCGGAGCCTTAGAATTCCAACTTCCGATTCTAACGCCTAGTGAAATCTGGAAAGAGTCTGGTCGTTGGGATAAAATGGGAAAAGAGATGTTTCGTTTGAAAGATCGTCATGACAACGAAAGTTGCCTTGGTCCCACTCACGAAGAATCTTTTTGTGTCCTTGTAAAACCGATGGTTCGTTCTTACAAAGATCTTCCTATCAATGTGTATCAAATCCATACAAAGTTTAGGGATGAAATTCGTCCGAGATTTGGGGTGATTCGTTCTCGTGAATTTACAATGAAGGATGCTTATTCCTTTCATTTGGATGATGAGTCTTTAGACAAAACTTACCAAACGATGCGTAAAACTTACCGTAGGATTTTTGCAGGGATGGGACTTTCTACAATCCCAGTGCAAGCTGACTCAGGAAATATGGGTGGTTCTGCCTCTGAAGAATTTATGGTGGTCTCTCCGATTGGAGAAGAAACACTTACGATCTGTCCTTCTTGCCAATATTCTGGAAATATTGAAAAAACTCCTGTGATTCGAAATCCAAAGGTAGTAAAACAAGAGTTTGTTGGAAATGATAAGATCCATACACCTTCTAAAAAGTCAATTACGGAAGTGGCTGAGTTTCTGAAAACCAAAGAAGAAAATCTTTTAAAAGCGGTAGCTTTATGGGCGGATGGAACCTACGTCCTTGTTTTTTTAGAGGGAGACCGGGAACTCAACGAAAACAAATTAAAAAACCATTTGGCTTGCAATGAGTTAAGACCTATGGGCGCAGCGGAAATGGAGAAACTTGGTTTTGTTCCTGGATTCATCGGGCCCGGATTTCAAAAATCAGAATCACTCAAAATCATTATTGATTCGTTAGTTGATTGGAATTTTGGATACATTTCTGGTGCGAACGAAGTGGATCATCATATAGCAGGGGTTAAGTTAGTTAACTTTTTCAAAGAAGAAGATGTGACTAAAATCGATGTGTCGCAATCCAAAGTTGGGGATCCTTGTCCTAACTGTGGAACAGGACTAACCGCAGAAAAAGGAATTGAAGTTGGTCACATTTTTAAATTAGGCCAAAAGTATTCCAAAGCCTTTGATATTACGGTTCTCAATGATAAAGGGAAAGCCACCACAACCACTATGGGTTGTTATGGGATTGGTGTGAATCGATGTATGGCCACTGTTATCGAACAATGTAATGACGATAAAGGAATTTTTTGGCCTGTATCTATAGCACCGTTTACTGTCTGTTTGGTGAGTATTGCTAAAAATCCAGACGATATCGCAAAAATTGAATCCATCTACAAAGCCCTTGTGGCAGCAGGGATTGAAGTTCTTTGGGATGACCGTGACCTAGGGCCTGGTTTTAAATTTAAGGATTCTGAACTCATTGGATTTCCCATTAGGCTCACTCTTGGAAAAGGATTTTTGGAAAAAGGGGAAATTACCATCCTCGACCGAAAATCAATGACCGAAGAAACCGTCAACTTTACAACAAATGAAGACTTGGTAGGAAGATTGCAAAACCAAATCCGAAACCTTCACGAGAGCCTTGAGAAAGCAGTAGAGCAAGTGGGAACGTGA
- a CDS encoding site-2 protease family protein — protein sequence MIVMIFGAVFMLAVSIFIHELGHLLCGKLVGVEARIFSLGYGKGIWKKRIGKTIYQITAIPIGGYVLFRGDDYSKNKKPRQGDLLSTPPLRRMIPVLGGPFANLVLGFVLLFILELSGDSPSSNRIFIEDANKVSSPAYSAGLRTGDQIVSINGKKTESFEDIFTNVSLTTGDPIEVSYKREEEVKSVQIVPNLYSAGGHPTIGVMPFGERRVVATFTYGEQISHFIANLLDREDKSSVYFQEKIEERKDEIPEELLKQREIQEREKSLRRRALSFLKDGDMILQVAGVDVHTVPELQTELGKHQGKTIPVVVERKTYPLLTPWATETVTIQIPVLGANVFEFWDIKHPKFPELGIPYFRLDSYDAEIENRLSNIKIQDKIFDKADSLSEYLKNNSGRKDIWIGNMKYSADANLKPIGLLGFRASMKFEAEKLRKESTVYSSLVGASNKVYENVSTTLKGIGMLFSGLLSPKENLSGPIGIVQIAGISLEYGWVTYLDFVAKISLALMVMNLLPIPMADGGHIVLYAYEAITGRPLPRKAIEAIFRLGFFFLIGLGLYVSFNDVMRIF from the coding sequence ATGATCGTAATGATATTTGGCGCCGTATTCATGTTAGCTGTTTCTATTTTTATCCATGAATTGGGACACCTCTTATGTGGGAAGTTAGTTGGAGTGGAAGCTCGGATTTTTTCTCTTGGTTATGGAAAAGGGATATGGAAAAAAAGAATTGGGAAAACCATCTACCAAATTACAGCCATTCCTATTGGTGGTTATGTTCTTTTTCGTGGAGATGATTATTCTAAAAATAAAAAACCACGACAAGGGGATTTACTTTCCACACCACCACTTCGCCGAATGATTCCTGTTCTTGGTGGGCCTTTCGCTAATTTGGTGTTAGGTTTTGTTTTGTTGTTTATATTGGAACTTTCAGGTGATAGTCCTTCTTCTAATCGCATTTTTATCGAAGATGCCAACAAGGTTTCTAGTCCTGCTTACAGCGCAGGCCTTCGCACTGGGGATCAAATTGTTTCCATCAACGGGAAAAAAACTGAAAGTTTCGAAGATATTTTTACCAATGTGAGTTTGACTACGGGTGATCCAATCGAAGTTTCTTATAAACGTGAAGAAGAAGTTAAATCCGTACAAATTGTACCCAATTTATATTCTGCGGGTGGACATCCCACCATTGGAGTGATGCCATTTGGAGAAAGACGAGTGGTGGCTACTTTTACCTACGGGGAACAAATCAGCCACTTTATCGCGAACTTACTCGATCGTGAAGATAAATCTTCTGTTTACTTTCAGGAAAAAATTGAAGAACGAAAGGATGAAATCCCAGAAGAACTTTTAAAACAAAGAGAAATCCAGGAGAGAGAAAAATCTCTCCGCAGGCGAGCTCTATCTTTTTTAAAAGATGGAGATATGATTTTGCAAGTGGCAGGTGTGGATGTTCATACTGTCCCTGAGTTACAAACAGAACTAGGAAAACACCAAGGAAAAACCATTCCTGTTGTCGTAGAAAGAAAAACCTATCCACTTCTAACACCATGGGCGACTGAAACTGTCACAATCCAAATACCTGTATTAGGTGCCAATGTATTTGAGTTTTGGGATATCAAACATCCCAAGTTTCCTGAACTTGGGATTCCTTATTTCCGTTTGGATAGTTATGATGCAGAAATTGAGAATCGACTTTCGAATATCAAAATCCAAGACAAAATTTTTGATAAGGCAGATTCTCTTTCCGAATACTTAAAAAACAACTCTGGTAGGAAAGATATTTGGATTGGGAATATGAAATATTCGGCTGATGCCAATTTGAAACCTATTGGACTTCTTGGTTTTCGTGCTTCTATGAAGTTTGAAGCAGAAAAGTTACGGAAAGAATCAACCGTATACTCTTCATTAGTCGGTGCATCCAATAAGGTTTATGAAAACGTATCCACTACCTTAAAAGGAATTGGAATGTTGTTTTCTGGATTACTTTCTCCAAAAGAAAATCTCTCTGGACCGATTGGTATTGTACAAATTGCAGGAATTAGTTTGGAATACGGTTGGGTGACTTACCTTGACTTTGTTGCGAAAATTTCACTTGCCCTTATGGTTATGAATTTATTACCAATCCCTATGGCTGATGGCGGACACATTGTACTTTATGCTTATGAGGCCATTACGGGTAGACCACTCCCGAGAAAAGCAATCGAAGCTATTTTTCGATTGGGATTTTTCTTTCTCATTGGCCTTGGACTTTATGTTTCGTTCAATGATGTGATGCGTATTTTTTAA
- the dxr gene encoding 1-deoxy-D-xylulose-5-phosphate reductoisomerase translates to MVGVSVLGISGSVGSSTVKVLRQFRDSFSLRSFSVHSNLDLAKSLMDEFSPEVISITDSKLEGSLGSKYKSTTILYGEDSLSNLVRLPSVSVVVTAVVGARGVKPTIAAIEAGKKIAIANKETLVTFGPLINRLVAKHNTLMVPVDSEHNALFQLIEREKRSNIRAITLTASGGSFRTLPIEELEHVSVKQALSHPTWSMGPKITVDSAGLINKGLEVIEAHYLFGFSYDEIEVVIHPQSLTHGIIETMDGACLQYTSHPDMIYPIAHSLFYPTPTPKMLIERKPGTWKTLEFFPPDFSRYPGLRLAFQAGRAGGTAPCVFNAANEEAVALFLDEKISFTAIPKLIESALNKISNSFPDDLEGYLEKDRESRNYIQKEFVKGGVTV, encoded by the coding sequence ATGGTTGGAGTATCCGTATTAGGAATTTCTGGTTCTGTTGGCTCTTCGACAGTGAAGGTGCTCCGTCAATTTAGAGATTCTTTCTCTTTACGTAGTTTTTCAGTTCATTCTAATTTAGATTTGGCAAAATCACTGATGGATGAATTTTCTCCAGAAGTGATTTCTATCACCGATTCGAAGTTAGAAGGTAGCCTTGGATCCAAATACAAATCTACTACCATTCTTTATGGAGAGGATTCCCTATCGAATTTGGTTCGTCTTCCTTCTGTTTCTGTGGTTGTAACAGCCGTTGTCGGAGCGCGCGGTGTAAAACCAACCATCGCCGCCATCGAAGCGGGAAAAAAAATAGCCATTGCCAATAAAGAAACACTGGTTACTTTTGGCCCACTCATCAATCGTTTGGTGGCAAAACACAATACCTTGATGGTTCCTGTGGATTCCGAACACAATGCACTCTTTCAATTAATAGAAAGAGAAAAAAGATCCAATATTCGTGCCATCACTCTCACTGCTTCGGGGGGAAGTTTTCGAACCCTTCCTATCGAAGAATTGGAACATGTGTCCGTAAAACAGGCGCTAAGCCATCCTACTTGGTCGATGGGACCAAAAATTACTGTGGATTCTGCAGGCCTTATCAATAAGGGTCTAGAAGTCATCGAAGCTCATTATTTATTTGGATTTTCCTATGACGAAATTGAAGTGGTGATCCACCCGCAATCACTCACCCACGGAATCATTGAAACGATGGATGGAGCTTGTTTGCAATACACGAGCCATCCCGATATGATTTATCCCATAGCTCATTCTTTATTTTATCCAACACCAACACCAAAGATGTTAATTGAAAGAAAACCTGGAACTTGGAAAACCTTGGAATTTTTTCCACCAGATTTCAGTCGTTATCCGGGTCTTCGCTTAGCGTTCCAAGCAGGTAGGGCAGGGGGTACGGCTCCTTGTGTGTTTAACGCAGCTAATGAAGAAGCTGTTGCATTATTTTTAGATGAAAAAATTTCTTTTACCGCCATTCCAAAGTTAATTGAATCGGCCTTAAATAAAATTTCTAATTCCTTCCCTGATGATTTGGAAGGGTATTTAGAAAAAGATAGAGAATCTCGTAATTATATTCAAAAAGAATTTGTAAAAGGGGGAGTGACTGTATGA
- a CDS encoding phosphatidate cytidylyltransferase, which yields MSETTLRILSAIVLTFVYVFMIFHSSFYYLEFYAFGCITIYLGLKELYAFCRREDSKPFFGTGLIFSLLIFTVYYIQFLGLQFEVTPPAFVLELSKVLREGFHPIPFLLIALSLTVWILQILKRPLDGALFSASATILGPIYLAIPIGHFLLLLAFPFGAYYIFLVSVITFMSDAGAYFGGRWFGKHPAGLKISPKKTWEGYVTGNITAVLGVQILNFTWEHFSGVKLPIGVLESIIVAFVVSIISVMGDLAESAMKRDAKIKDSGSLIPGHGGVLDLADALLFTVPVIYYYFLFKGILGYAV from the coding sequence ATGAGTGAGACAACACTCCGTATTCTATCTGCAATCGTATTGACTTTTGTCTATGTGTTTATGATCTTCCATAGTTCCTTTTACTATTTGGAATTTTATGCCTTTGGTTGTATTACCATCTACTTGGGTTTAAAAGAATTGTATGCATTTTGCAGAAGAGAAGATTCCAAGCCTTTTTTTGGAACAGGCCTTATCTTTTCACTTTTGATTTTTACTGTTTACTACATTCAGTTTTTGGGCCTTCAATTTGAAGTCACTCCTCCTGCTTTTGTTTTAGAGCTGTCAAAGGTTTTACGGGAAGGATTCCATCCGATTCCGTTTTTACTCATAGCTCTATCTCTGACTGTTTGGATTTTGCAAATTCTGAAACGCCCATTAGATGGTGCTCTGTTTTCAGCGAGTGCGACAATACTCGGTCCAATTTATCTAGCCATTCCCATCGGTCATTTTTTACTTCTACTCGCGTTTCCTTTTGGTGCTTATTATATCTTTCTTGTGTCTGTGATTACTTTTATGAGTGATGCAGGTGCTTATTTTGGCGGTCGTTGGTTTGGAAAACATCCTGCGGGCCTAAAGATCTCACCTAAAAAAACTTGGGAAGGGTATGTGACTGGAAATATCACTGCTGTACTCGGTGTCCAAATTCTCAATTTTACTTGGGAACATTTTAGTGGTGTGAAATTGCCGATTGGAGTTTTAGAATCCATTATCGTAGCTTTTGTCGTTTCTATCATTTCGGTGATGGGAGACTTGGCTGAGTCTGCTATGAAACGAGATGCCAAAATCAAAGATTCTGGAAGTTTGATTCCTGGTCACGGTGGGGTTTTAGATTTGGCCGATGCACTTTTATTTACCGTTCCTGTGATTTATTATTATTTCCTATTTAAGGGAATTCTCGGTTACGCGGTCTGA
- a CDS encoding isoprenyl transferase, translating into MDGNGRWAESQGKKRTEGHREGANAIDRLLDVALEYKIPNISLYAFSTENWKRPITEIQAIFGLLVEFIETRLDSIHEKGIRIHHSGARNKLSKTVLSKIDHAMAVTKKNKKLTANFCLNYGGHEEILSNFSRIMAVRKSKKETLDKPISPKEFEKYLYTSPLPPVDLLIRTAGEQRISNFLLWQSAYAEMYFTNTLWPDFGRTSLEEALLFFDSRKRKFGGLL; encoded by the coding sequence ATGGACGGAAATGGAAGGTGGGCCGAAAGCCAAGGGAAAAAAAGAACCGAAGGCCATAGAGAAGGGGCGAACGCAATCGATCGCCTTTTGGATGTGGCCTTGGAATATAAAATCCCCAACATTTCTCTCTATGCATTTTCCACTGAAAACTGGAAACGTCCTATCACTGAAATCCAAGCCATCTTTGGTTTGTTAGTTGAGTTTATTGAAACTAGACTCGATTCCATCCACGAAAAAGGAATTCGCATCCACCACAGTGGAGCACGGAATAAACTTTCTAAAACTGTTTTAAGTAAGATTGACCATGCGATGGCTGTCACAAAAAAGAACAAAAAACTGACTGCCAACTTTTGTTTAAACTATGGTGGCCATGAAGAGATCCTCAGTAACTTTTCTCGGATCATGGCTGTGCGTAAGTCCAAAAAAGAGACTTTGGACAAACCCATTAGTCCCAAAGAATTTGAAAAATATTTGTATACATCCCCTTTGCCGCCGGTAGATTTATTGATCAGAACTGCGGGAGAACAAAGGATATCCAATTTTCTTTTGTGGCAGAGTGCGTATGCTGAAATGTATTTTACAAATACACTTTGGCCGGACTTTGGAAGAACCTCTTTGGAGGAAGCCCTTCTTTTTTTTGATTCCCGAAAACGTAAATTTGGTGGTTTGTTATGA
- the frr gene encoding ribosome recycling factor, with translation MVDEIIKSMQSKMDKTVDALKKDFGTIRTGKASPMMVEDVRVDYYGTLTPLNQLGKIACPEPRMILITPFEKGMLKDIEKAIFAASLGLTPNNDGTSIRINIPELTGERRKELAKVVKQKSEEKKVAIRNIRRDANDELKKHQAEMSQDELKGHQDKIQKITDSYIAKLGDLEKEKEKEITTL, from the coding sequence ATGGTAGATGAAATTATAAAATCCATGCAGTCCAAAATGGACAAAACGGTTGATGCTTTGAAAAAAGACTTCGGTACGATTCGTACCGGAAAAGCAAGTCCAATGATGGTTGAAGACGTAAGAGTGGACTATTATGGAACACTCACACCTCTCAACCAACTTGGTAAAATTGCTTGTCCAGAACCTCGTATGATCCTTATCACTCCTTTTGAAAAAGGAATGTTGAAAGACATTGAAAAAGCTATTTTTGCAGCAAGTCTTGGGCTCACACCTAACAACGATGGAACTAGCATTCGTATTAATATTCCCGAGCTAACAGGGGAAAGACGAAAAGAATTGGCTAAAGTGGTCAAACAAAAGTCCGAAGAAAAAAAAGTTGCCATTCGTAATATCCGCCGTGATGCCAATGATGAATTAAAAAAACACCAGGCAGAAATGTCCCAAGACGAACTCAAAGGCCACCAAGATAAAATCCAAAAAATTACGGATTCTTATATTGCCAAATTGGGAGATTTAGAAAAGGAAAAAGAAAAAGAGATCACCACTCTTTAA
- the pyrH gene encoding UMP kinase has product MGTSPRFKRILIKLSGEALAGEGELGIDTNKTFSLAGQIKEVHDLGLEVAVVVGGGNMIRGETLAKSGMDRATADYMGMLGTIMNGLALQDACEKQGMFTRVLSAIEMKSVAEPYIRRRAVRHLEKNRVIIFAGGTGNPYFTTDTTASLRAVEVGCEVILKATKVDGVYTADPKKDPTAKRYLEVSFMESIKHRLKVMDSTALSLCMDNNMPIIVFDIFKAGNLRKLIDGEPIGTLISNSEEVILDGR; this is encoded by the coding sequence GTGGGAACTAGTCCGCGTTTCAAAAGAATTCTTATCAAACTCTCCGGCGAGGCTCTTGCCGGCGAGGGTGAACTTGGTATTGATACCAATAAAACATTTTCACTTGCCGGACAAATCAAAGAAGTTCATGACTTAGGTCTCGAAGTTGCTGTGGTTGTCGGTGGGGGAAATATGATCCGTGGCGAAACCTTAGCAAAGTCTGGAATGGACAGAGCTACTGCAGACTACATGGGAATGTTAGGCACCATCATGAATGGTCTCGCCTTACAAGATGCATGCGAAAAACAAGGGATGTTTACTCGAGTTCTTTCCGCCATCGAAATGAAATCTGTGGCCGAACCTTATATCCGTAGACGTGCGGTTCGCCATTTAGAAAAAAATCGTGTCATTATATTTGCCGGTGGAACAGGAAATCCGTATTTTACAACGGACACTACTGCTTCGTTACGTGCAGTGGAGGTGGGATGTGAAGTCATCCTTAAAGCCACAAAAGTGGACGGAGTGTACACTGCAGATCCTAAAAAAGATCCAACGGCAAAACGTTACCTAGAAGTTTCTTTTATGGAGTCCATCAAACACCGATTAAAGGTTATGGATTCAACTGCTCTCAGTCTCTGTATGGACAATAATATGCCCATCATTGTGTTTGATATTTTTAAGGCAGGAAATTTAAGAAAATTAATCGATGGAGAGCCAATTGGTACGTTAATCTCCAATTCAGAGGAAGTGATTTTAGATGGTAGATGA
- the tsf gene encoding translation elongation factor Ts: MAVSSEQIKDLRERTGAGMMDCKKALEEKGGDIEKAVTYLREKGLAKAAKRAGRETGEGKVIAYIHGTGKTGVLVELNCETDFVANNEAFEALGKEIALQITAMNPLYVNEESIPQSEIDNEMGVQKALLEKEGKKADQIEKILPGKMKKYFEEICLIHQKSIRDNSKTINDLLQEAIAKFGENITVGRFSRFQVGGN, from the coding sequence ATGGCAGTTAGCTCCGAACAAATTAAAGATCTCCGCGAACGTACTGGCGCGGGGATGATGGACTGCAAAAAAGCCCTCGAAGAAAAGGGTGGCGATATTGAAAAAGCAGTTACATACTTAAGAGAAAAAGGTTTAGCGAAAGCAGCGAAACGTGCTGGTCGCGAAACTGGTGAAGGTAAGGTCATCGCTTACATTCACGGAACAGGAAAAACAGGAGTTCTTGTAGAACTTAACTGTGAAACTGACTTCGTGGCAAACAATGAAGCGTTTGAAGCTCTTGGAAAAGAGATCGCTCTTCAAATCACTGCGATGAACCCACTGTATGTAAACGAAGAATCCATTCCTCAGTCAGAAATTGACAATGAGATGGGTGTGCAAAAAGCACTTCTTGAAAAAGAAGGCAAAAAAGCAGACCAAATCGAAAAAATCCTTCCAGGTAAAATGAAAAAATACTTTGAAGAGATTTGTCTCATCCACCAAAAATCGATTCGTGACAACTCCAAAACCATCAATGACCTTCTCCAAGAAGCCATTGCGAAGTTTGGAGAGAACATTACTGTTGGTAGGTTCTCGAGGTTCCAAGTAGGTGGGAACTAG